The following DNA comes from Dethiosulfovibrio peptidovorans.
TCTATACGTTCTCCTTCGGCAAGGGTGACGATAGCCTTTTTCCACGCCCGACTCTTCCCAAGAAAGACACCCATTCTTTTAGGCTTTGAGCGAACCTTCAGCGTATGAACCTTCTCGACCTTGACCTTGAAGACCACCTCAACGGCTTTTTTAACCTCTATTTTGTTCGCCTGAGGATGGATTTCGAAGGTGTACTTATTCTCCTCCATCATCCTACTGCTCTTCTCGGTGATGATCGGCCGAACGATGATATCGTGAGGCATGAGCTTCATCGGGCATACACCTCCTCCAGCTTCTTCACCGCGGCAGCGCTGATAACTACGTGATCGTGCTTTAACAGATCGTAGACGTTGATGCTGTCCACATGCAGAACTCGAGCCCCAGGGATGTTACGCGCGGACATGGTAACAGAGACATCGGCCTTGTCCAAAATGACGAGAGGGTTGACCGCTCCCACAGCCTTGAAAAACCCTTTCATGAGCTTAGTCGAAGGCTTCTCCAGTTGAAGAGCCTCGAAGCCCACGAGCTGATCGTCACGAATCTTCTGAGACAACGTGCTGCAGATGGCCAGCCTACGAACCTTCTTATTGACCTTTTGACGGAAGGTCCGGGGCTTGGGACCATGGACAACTCCGCCCCCAACCCAAATAGGGGAACGGGTGCTTCCATGACGAGCCCGGCCAGTGTGTTTCTGTCTCCAGGGTTTTTTGCCACCGCCCCGGACATCGCCCCGCCCCTTGGTTGAGCGGGTACCCTGCCGCCGATTGGCGAGCTGAGCAACCA
Coding sequences within:
- a CDS encoding 50S ribosomal protein L23, encoding MKLMPHDIIVRPIITEKSSRMMEENKYTFEIHPQANKIEVKKAVEVVFKVKVEKVHTLKVRSKPKRMGVFLGKSRAWKKAIVTLAEGERIEFFEGASV
- a CDS encoding 50S ribosomal protein L4, giving the protein MPSIKLVTITGESTGVLPLSDSVFDVPLHIPAMHQVVVAQLANRRQGTRSTKGRGDVRGGGKKPWRQKHTGRARHGSTRSPIWVGGGVVHGPKPRTFRQKVNKKVRRLAICSTLSQKIRDDQLVGFEALQLEKPSTKLMKGFFKAVGAVNPLVILDKADVSVTMSARNIPGARVLHVDSINVYDLLKHDHVVISAAAVKKLEEVYAR